DNA sequence from the Candidatus Poribacteria bacterium genome:
CCGACTACCAAGAGTCTTTCCCCGTTACCTTGAAAAAGGGAAAAAATATCTTATTAGTCGCTGTTTACGAGCGGACTGGATCGACGAGCGGCTTTTTCGGGTTCGCAGATGCTGCAGCGTATAGCCTGATAGTCCCACTGCCCGTGCATATCGGCGCGGCACAACGTCCTCCAATGTATTGGGTAGACGCTGGCGTGATCTATGCACTCGTCGGGGAAGATGTCCAAAAATTCGCACCGGATGTGAATAATGCGTTAAGCATCGCAGTCGACGCGAATGGTAATAAAATCTATTGGACGGAGGGGACGGGTGAGAGTGTCGGCACAATCAATAGTGCGAACCTTGATGGTTCGGGCGTTACAAGAGTTATCTCGATCCCCGCGGTCCCGATAAGCATTGCCGTTGACACTGCGGAAAGTAAACTCTATTGGACGAACTCCCGTGGCAGAATCCAGCGTGCGAACCTCGATGGTTCCAACGTCCAAAACGTGGTGACAGACCTGCCATTTCCGGTAGATATCGCTGTAGCAGATGGCAATGTGTATTGGAGCCGACTGGACGGGAGGGTTCAGTTTATGAACCTCAAAGGTCAAAAAGTGATTCGCGATATCTCCACAGACGGGTTTCGCTGCACCCTTGCTATTGGAGGTGGGAAAGTCTACTGGACGGAGGCGACTGGCGACAGTTCAGGCACAATCAATAGTGCGAACCTCGATGGCACAGGTTCGACAGAACTCGCCTCGATCTTGGCGGCTCCGCTAAGCGTTGCCGTTGATACTGCGGGAAGTAAACTCTATTGGATGAACTCCCGTGGCAGAATCCAGCGTGCGAACCTTGATGGTTCCAACATCCGAAACGTCGTTGACGGTTTAGGGCAACCGTTCAAAATCGTGATTAGCAACAGCATTACGACACCCGCGTCGCCCCCTGCGACGACCCCCAAGCCCACAACACCCGTCTCGAAATACGATGTCAACGGAGACGGCACGGTCGATATCATGGACGTAGAGGTAGTGTTTACTGCCTTGTGCAGTGGAAACCCGCCAGCGACTCCGGGAGAACTTGATGTTACTGATGATGGTCAACTGACGATTCAAGACCTCGTGGCGGTCAGCCAGAACATAGAGACTTCGGAGGCCGCAGCGGCTCCAGCATTCCGTATGAAACTGACTGGTACCCAGATAGCCCGCATCCAAGAACAGATTGACCTATTGCGGGCAATGAACGATAGGTCACTCGGTGTCCAGCGGACCCTGGCGTATCTCCATAGTCTGCTCACAGGGGCACGTCCTGAGAAGACCCAGCTCTTGGCAAACTATCCGAATCCCTTCAACCCTGAAACATGGATTCCTTACGAGTTAGCGACCGACACGAACGTACAAATCACGATTTACAATACGCAAGGTGTTGTGGTGCGGACGTTGCAGCTCGGACATCAAGCCGCTGGCTACTACACGAGTCGCGACAGGGCGGCGTATTGGGACGGTCGGAATGTGCTTGGTGAGCCGGTAGCGAGTGGTATCTATTTCTATCAACTCCGGGCGGACAACGTTTCAGCCTTGCGAAAGATGCTTATCTTAAAATAGTATCATAAGACCTGATGAGAGCTGGGATGCTGATGTTTATTAGCTTCCCGGGTATCGCTGATGAGCAAGTTGAGTTGGATGAGCGAGTATCTTCTTCAATAAATGATGCCCTACTTCCATCTCAGATCCTATTAGGCGAGGTTCCCATACCTCGCCTAATATATTTAACGCGAGTTCGATAAAGCCGTTAATGTCGCGTCCACCATCAATGGACGATAGCATTCTGCACTAACTAACAGTTTATGCTACAAAAGATAGTGGGATGCCTCTGATAATCCGATGCGGAGGGCATATCCCAAGCTGACATTATCTACGGTAGATTTTACAATCTACGATGACCGATATATTTGTTTAAACTTCATTCAGTTTGTGCTACAATGCCCTTTATGGAACTTATGCTAAATAGTATTGAGATATACTTAGGGACCATCGATTATAAAACTACGAAATAAGAAAGGAAAACACTTTGCGTATAAGGATCTTAATCACACTTTTTATCGCCTGCTTTGCTATGATAGA
Encoded proteins:
- a CDS encoding DUF5050 domain-containing protein, giving the protein MKRFWTFFLIALTLNYWLPVAEAQDLAAANKFPAAGPKIEGPWLWIIVPTESPGGGLAAASGIDWLASASGGSVTEQQIATNGVTARSAVGDRDWTLGTLAPTGGNNIRHMVKAIGLANDFNIDDHVVYGSIILDSPQQQNTTMYVGSDDAVKVWLNGVMIHNNPIDRGATDYQESFPVTLKKGKNILLVAVYERTGSTSGFFGFADAAAYSLIVPLPVHIGAAQRPPMYWVDAGVIYALVGEDVQKFAPDVNNALSIAVDANGNKIYWTEGTGESVGTINSANLDGSGVTRVISIPAVPISIAVDTAESKLYWTNSRGRIQRANLDGSNVQNVVTDLPFPVDIAVADGNVYWSRLDGRVQFMNLKGQKVIRDISTDGFRCTLAIGGGKVYWTEATGDSSGTINSANLDGTGSTELASILAAPLSVAVDTAGSKLYWMNSRGRIQRANLDGSNIRNVVDGLGQPFKIVISNSITTPASPPATTPKPTTPVSKYDVNGDGTVDIMDVEVVFTALCSGNPPATPGELDVTDDGQLTIQDLVAVSQNIETSEAAAAPAFRMKLTGTQIARIQEQIDLLRAMNDRSLGVQRTLAYLHSLLTGARPEKTQLLANYPNPFNPETWIPYELATDTNVQITIYNTQGVVVRTLQLGHQAAGYYTSRDRAAYWDGRNVLGEPVASGIYFYQLRADNVSALRKMLILK